A genomic region of Cannabis sativa cultivar Pink pepper isolate KNU-18-1 chromosome 1, ASM2916894v1, whole genome shotgun sequence contains the following coding sequences:
- the LOC115708259 gene encoding lysine-specific demethylase ELF6 isoform X1: MGNVEIPKWLEGLPLAPEFRPTDTEFADPIAYISKIEKEAGAFGICKIIPPLPKPSKKYVFNNLNKSLLKSPELGSHGNSVNNHSLSKTASLDGSNGEEVRAVFTTRQQELGQNVKKAKGAVQNPPPSVHKQVWQSGEIYTLEQFETKSRAFAKSQLGMIKEVSPLVIEAMFWKAASEKPMYVEYANDVPGSGFGEPEGQFRYFHRRRRKRNFYHRSREGSNCKNNEVVTNGIVVSNTNADASHINGSDVCETPTSIPMNPLNGTSQSSKKKSQYSSCEKEGSAGWKLSNSPWNLQVISRSPGSLTRFMPDDIPGVTSPMVYIGMLFSWFAWHVEDHELHSMNYLHTGSSKTWYAVPGDYAFAFEEVVRSEAYGGDIDHLAALTLLGEKTTLVSPEVVVASNIPCCRLIQNPGEFVVTFPRAYHVGFSHGFNCGEAANFGTPQWLKVAKEAAVRRAAMNYLPMLSHQQLLYLLTMSFMSRVPRSLLPGVRSSRLKDRLKEGREFLVKKAFIEDILNENNTLSIVLQKDSRYRAVLWNPDILTYPSKETLAPTAGAIVSTSSTATENTPLDYRKHDNEQNNLLDEMNLYMENLNDLYLGSDDLSCDLQVDSGALACVACGILGFPFMSVVQPSEKASLELLHDNHLLFQECPGGYLNCFSSLDLDVSNNASITENVSTVSNPPSMDLPVPSVNKFDGGQNAYNKFLRPRSFCLEHAVEIIDILQGIGGAEVLVICHSVCADYQKIKAHAAAIAEEIGSPFNYKEVPLDIASKDDLNLINIAIDDEHDECGKDWTSKLGINLQHCIKVRRNSSSKQVRHALTLGGLFSDKPSSQDFSPLKWQLRRSRSKKIYVKPFDSAQVKKVVGETSSTIEKEKKLIQYSRRKFNRKPGGLTGAGKFCGQHAKGGDLDELAKRASETGNDVGNSTSCKFSALIKISETHNENQTSEATWNNSMKASCGSVENQVLKEMNLDSQACLVASSDASKMQDESSVPTQKVSITDKLVEKLEACPFSHDTKESSGLLGDQLKVGQSNKTDGANVDSEGHSNVKAGKEGVLTDLNSDLSNMTNSHAIESQDDNLMGQIKNAVVENVSMTVEVCDSVSVDKEVTLVVHATRIDDGEPVSCNSTVIIDNIGTSKEECFNCSGEICSVEDPSSNGKALKVESEEEIKTRINKYPLASVEETSKARSETHSTKDFSETIPVLIEETSEFLSDPSSAAKLCCAVASEQILKQKVGTSDGSSEELASSSVTQMEVHHRHCVSIEEHSDVLRESSVEDDLGTDVTSDNGFHKEASMKNGEQRSVSPVTQTVDQPTPISVGESETPWNPSKEHPGDGLTLDDKKRKSETTALPNSISFQKCSRVRRETHTNEDLCNGSEVCSSQDDRALDSESKDIDTCSNPVKGRKRKKEIELLTENQFSCNGFTRSPCEGLRPRTLKDATSCETDTLREVERKPAVKVKKTSNVRGPPKDKKENSRKPHKCDLESCRMSFDTKAELMLHKRNRCPHEGCGKRFSSHKYAMIHHRVHDDQRPLKCPWEGCSMSFKWAWARTEHIRVHTGERPYQCKIDGCGLSFRFVSDFSRHRRKTGHYVN, translated from the exons ATGGGTAATGTTGAAATACCCAAATGGCTAGAAGGGTTGCCTTTGGCTCCAGAGTTTCGCCCTACCGACACCGAATTCGCTGACCCAATTGCTTATATATCGAAAATTGAGAAGGAAGCTGGTGCTTTTGGTATTTGCAAGATTATTCCGCCATTGCCTAAACCATCTAAGAAATATGTTTTCAACAACTTGAATAAGTCGCTCTTGAAGAGCCCTGAATTGGGTTCTCATGGAAATTCGGTGAACAATCATTCTTTGTCAAAAACAGCTTCATTGGATGGTAGTAATGGAGAGGAGGTTCGGGCTGTGTTTACCACTAGGCAGCAAGAATTAGGTCAGAATGTGAAAAAAGCGAAGGGGGCAGTTCAAAATCCACCCCCATCTGTTCATAAGCAAGTTTGGCAAAGTGGGGAGATCTATACTTTGGAGCAGTTTGAAACTAAGTCCAGGGCTTTTGCTAAGAGCCAATTGGGTATGATAAAGGAAGTTTCTCCATTGGTTATAGAAGCAATGTTTTGGAAAGCTGCTTCTGAGAAGCCTATGTATGTGGAATATGCTAATGATGTACCAGGTTCAGGTTTTGGGGAACCCGAGGGTCAATTCCGCTATTTCCATAGGCGTAGGAGAAAGAGAAACTTTTACCATAGAAGTAGAGAAGGCAGTAATTGCAAAAACAATGAAGTGGTTACAAATGGAATAGTTGTTTCAAATACCAATGCGGATGCTTCTCATATAAATGGTTCTGATGTATGTGAAACACCAACTTCCATACCAATGAACCCTCTTAATGGAACTTCACAATCATCTAAAAAGAAGAGTCAATATTCTTCTTGTGAGAAGGAGGGTAGTGCAGGTTGGAAGCTATCAAACAGTCCTTGGAACTTGCAAGTAATTTCACGGTCACCTGGCTCACTTACTCGTTTCATGCCAGATGATATCCCGGGTGTTACTTCTCCTATGGTGTACATTGGTATGTTATTTAGTTGGTTTGCGTGGCATGTTGAAGATCACGAGCTTCACAGCATGAATTACCTTCACACTGGATCTTCAAAGACTTGGTATGCTGTCCCTGGGGATTATGCATTTGCTTTCGAGGAAGTTGTGCGTTCTGAGGCATATGGTGGTGATATTGACCACTTAG CTGCACTAACACTACTTGGTGAGAAGACTACTCTAGTGTCCCCTGAGGTAGTTGTTGCATCTAATATACCTTGTTGCAG GTTGATTCAGAATCCTGGTGAATTTGTCGTGACATTTCCAAGGGCTTACCATGTAGGATTTAGCCATG GTTTTAATTGTGGGGAAGCTGCTAACTTTGGGACACCACAGTGGCTCAAAGTGGCTAAAGAAGCTGCAGTGCGTAGAGCTGCTATGAATTATCTTCCCATGCTTTCTCATCAGCAGTTGCTATACCTGTTGACAATGTCATTTATGTCAAG AGTGCCGAGATCCTTGCTTCCTGGTGTGCGGAGTTCTCGTCTGAAGGATCGCCTGAAAGAAGGAAGAGAGTTTTTAGTAAAGAAGGCATTTATTGAAGACATATTGAATGAAAACAATACCTTATCTATTGTTCTTCAAAAAGATTCAAGATATCGTGCTGTATTATGGAATCCTGATATACTAACATATCCAAGCAAAGAGACTCTTGCACCCACTGCAGGTGCCATTGTTAGTACAAGTTCAACAGCAACAGAAAACACTCCCCTCGATTATAGAAAACATGACAATGAGCAAAACAATCTTCTTGATGAGATGAATTTGTATATGGAGAATTTGAATGATTTATATTTGGGTAGCGATGATTTGTCATGTGATCTTCAAGTTGACTCAGGGGCATTGGCATGTGTAGCTTGTGGTATCCTTGGTTTTCCATTTATGTCTGTGGTACAACCATCCGAAAAGGCCTCACTAGAACTTCTTCATGATAATCATCTTCTGTTTCAAGAATGCCCTGGAGGATATTTGAACTGTTTTTCCTCTCTGGACCTCGATGTCTCTAATAATGCTTCTATTACAG AGAATGTTTCTACGGTTTCCAATCCTCCTTCAATGGATCTTCCAGTACCTTCAGTTAACAAGTTTGATGGTGGTCAAAATGCTTACAATAAATTTCTGAGACCACGTAGCTTCTGCCTGGAACATGCTGTTGAAATTATAGACATTTTACAGGGTATAGGTGGAGCAGAGGTGCTTGTAATTTGTCATTCTG TTTGTGCAGACTATCAGAAGATAAAGGCACATGCTGCTGCCATTGCAGAGGAAATTGGTAGCCCTTTTAATTATAAAGAGGTTCCTTTAGATATTGCATCGAAAGATGATCTGAACTTGATAAATATTGCTATTGATGACGAACACGATGAATGTGGTAAAGACTGGACATCAAAATTGGGGATCAACTTGCAGCACTGTATCAAGGTCAGAAGAAACTCCTCCTCTAAGCAAGTTCGACATGCTCTTACATTGGGTGGGTTGTTCTCTGATAAACCGTCCTCTCAAGATTTCTCGCCTCTCAAGTGGCAGTTGAGAAGATCTcgttcaaaaaaaatttatgttaaacCATTTGATAGTGCTCAAGTGAAGAAAGTAGTGGGTGAAACATCTTCCACCATTGAGAAGGAAAAAAAACTGATTCAGTATTCAAGAAGGAAGTTCAATAGAAAACCAGGTGGTTTAACAGGAGCAGGTAAATTTTGTGGACAACATGCTAAAGGGGGAGATCTTGATGAACTTGCCAAAAGAGCATCTGAAACTGGTAATGATGTTGGGAATTCCACAAGCTGTAAATTCTCAGCTTTAATTAAGATATCGGAAACACACAATGAAAACCAGACATCTGAAGCAACTTGGAACAATAGCATGAAAGCTAGCTGTGGAAGTGTTGAGAATCAAGTTTTGAAGGAAATGAATTTGGATAGTCAAGCTTGTCTTGTAGCAAGTTCTGATGCTTCTAAGATGCAAGATGAGAGCAGTGTTCCAACCCAAAAAGTCAGCATAACCGATAAGCTTGTTGAAAAACTAGAGGCTTGTCCATTTTCCCATGATACTAAGGAAAGCTCCGGACTTCTAGGAGATCAGCTTAAAGTAGGACAATCTAACAAAACTGATGGGGCTAATGTTGATTCTGAAGGGCACTCCAATGTCAAGGCTGGCAAGGAGGGTGTTTTGACTGATTTGAATTCTGATCTTTCTAACATGACAAACTCACATGCTATTGAATCCCAGGATGACAACTTGATGGGACAAATAAAAAATGCTGTAGTGGAGAATGTTTCCATGACTGTTGAAGTTTGTGATTCTGTTTCTGTGGATAAAGAAGTGACGCTAGTAGTGCATGCTACCAGAATTGATGACGGGGAACCAGTTTCTTGCAACTCTACAGTCATAATAGATAATATTGGTACTTCAAAGGAAGAATGCTTTAATTGTTCAGGAGAGATCTGTTCTGTAGAAGACCCCAGCAGCAATGGTAAAGCTCTTAAAGTTGAATCAGAAGAAGAAATTAAAACTAGAATAAACAAATACCCTCTTGCCTCAGTTGAAGAAACTTCTAAAGCTCGGAGCGAGACTCATTCTACAAAGGATTTTAGTGAGACCATTCCTGTCTTAATTGAAGAAACTTCTGAATTTTTAAGTGATCCTTCTTCTGCAGCTAAATTATGCTGTGCTGTGGCTTCGGAACAGATTCTAAAGCAAAAAGTTGGGACTTCAGATGGGAGTAGTGAGGAACTTGCTTCTAGTTCTGTGACACAAATGGAAGTCCACCACCGTCATTGTGTTTCAATAGAGGAACATTCTGATGTTCTCAGGGAAAGCTCAGTGGAAGACGACTTGGGAACGGATGTGACTTCAGATAATGGATTTCATAAGGAAGCCTCGATGAAAAATGGAGAGCAGAGATCAGTTTCTCCTGTTACACAAACAGTTGATCAGCCTACACCCATAAGTGTTGGAGAATCTGAAACTCCATGGAATCCTTCCAAAGAACATCCCGGTGATGGCTTGACTTTAGATGATAAAAAGAGGAAAAGTGAGACCACTGCTTTGCCAAATAGCATTTCCTTCCAAAAATGTTCAAGGGTTAGAAGAGAGACTCATACTAATGAAGACTTGTGCAACGGTAGTGAAGTTTGTTCGTCGCAGGATGATAGAGCATTGGATAGCGAGTCTAAAGATATAGACACTTGTTCAAACCCAGTAAAAGGAAGAAAGAGGAAGAAAGAGATAGAACTACTAACAGAAAACCAGTTCAGTTGCAATGGCTTTACGAGGAGTCCATGTGAAGGGTTAAGACCAAGGACTTTGAAGGATGCAACAAGTTGTGAAACTGATACCCTTAGAGAAGTCGAGAGAAAGCCTGCAGTGAAGGTAAAGAAAACTTCAAATGTTAGAGGTCCTCCTAAGGATAAGAAAGAAAATTCAAGGAAGCCTCACAAATGTGACTTAGAAAGCTGTCGCATGAGTTTTGACACTAAGGCAGAGCTAATGTTGCACAAACGTAACCGCTGCCCACATGAAGGGTGTGGAAAGAGGTTTAGCTCTCATAAGTATGCGATGATTCACCACCGTGTTCATGATGACCAGAGGCCCCTCAAGTGCCCCTGGGAAGGTTGTTCAATGTCTTTCAAGTGGGCATGGGCAAGGACTGAGCATATACGCGTGCACACCGGAGAGCGACCATACCAGTGCAAGATTGATGGATGTGGCCTCTCTTTCAGGTTTGTATCAGATTTCAGCCGGCATAGACGGAAAACAGGACATTATGTGAACTAG
- the LOC115708259 gene encoding lysine-specific demethylase ELF6 isoform X2 has product MGNVEIPKWLEGLPLAPEFRPTDTEFADPIAYISKIEKEAGAFGICKIIPPLPKPSKKYVFNNLNKSLLKSPELGSHGNSVNNHSLSKTASLDGSNGEEVRAVFTTRQQELGQNVKKAKGAVQNPPPSVHKQVWQSGEIYTLEQFETKSRAFAKSQLGMIKEVSPLVIEAMFWKAASEKPMYVEYANDVPGSGFGEPEGQFRYFHRRRRKRNFYHRSREGSNCKNNEVVTNGIVVSNTNADASHINGSDVCETPTSIPMNPLNGTSQSSKKKSQYSSCEKEGSAGWKLSNSPWNLQVISRSPGSLTRFMPDDIPGVTSPMVYIGMLFSWFAWHVEDHELHSMNYLHTGSSKTWYAVPGDYAFAFEEVVRSEAYGGDIDHLAALTLLGEKTTLVSPEVVVASNIPCCRLIQNPGEFVVTFPRAYHVGFSHGFNCGEAANFGTPQWLKVAKEAAVRRAAMNYLPMLSHQQLLYLLTMSFMSRVPRSLLPGVRSSRLKDRLKEGREFLVKKAFIEDILNENNTLSIVLQKDSRYRAVLWNPDILTYPSKETLAPTAGAIVSTSSTATENTPLDYRKHDNEQNNLLDEMNLYMENLNDLYLGSDDLSCDLQVDSGALACVACGILGFPFMSVVQPSEKASLELLHDNHLLFQECPGGYLNCFSSLDLDVSNNASITENVSTVSNPPSMDLPVPSVNKFDGGQNAYNKFLRPRSFCLEHAVEIIDILQGIGGAEVLVICHSDYQKIKAHAAAIAEEIGSPFNYKEVPLDIASKDDLNLINIAIDDEHDECGKDWTSKLGINLQHCIKVRRNSSSKQVRHALTLGGLFSDKPSSQDFSPLKWQLRRSRSKKIYVKPFDSAQVKKVVGETSSTIEKEKKLIQYSRRKFNRKPGGLTGAGKFCGQHAKGGDLDELAKRASETGNDVGNSTSCKFSALIKISETHNENQTSEATWNNSMKASCGSVENQVLKEMNLDSQACLVASSDASKMQDESSVPTQKVSITDKLVEKLEACPFSHDTKESSGLLGDQLKVGQSNKTDGANVDSEGHSNVKAGKEGVLTDLNSDLSNMTNSHAIESQDDNLMGQIKNAVVENVSMTVEVCDSVSVDKEVTLVVHATRIDDGEPVSCNSTVIIDNIGTSKEECFNCSGEICSVEDPSSNGKALKVESEEEIKTRINKYPLASVEETSKARSETHSTKDFSETIPVLIEETSEFLSDPSSAAKLCCAVASEQILKQKVGTSDGSSEELASSSVTQMEVHHRHCVSIEEHSDVLRESSVEDDLGTDVTSDNGFHKEASMKNGEQRSVSPVTQTVDQPTPISVGESETPWNPSKEHPGDGLTLDDKKRKSETTALPNSISFQKCSRVRRETHTNEDLCNGSEVCSSQDDRALDSESKDIDTCSNPVKGRKRKKEIELLTENQFSCNGFTRSPCEGLRPRTLKDATSCETDTLREVERKPAVKVKKTSNVRGPPKDKKENSRKPHKCDLESCRMSFDTKAELMLHKRNRCPHEGCGKRFSSHKYAMIHHRVHDDQRPLKCPWEGCSMSFKWAWARTEHIRVHTGERPYQCKIDGCGLSFRFVSDFSRHRRKTGHYVN; this is encoded by the exons ATGGGTAATGTTGAAATACCCAAATGGCTAGAAGGGTTGCCTTTGGCTCCAGAGTTTCGCCCTACCGACACCGAATTCGCTGACCCAATTGCTTATATATCGAAAATTGAGAAGGAAGCTGGTGCTTTTGGTATTTGCAAGATTATTCCGCCATTGCCTAAACCATCTAAGAAATATGTTTTCAACAACTTGAATAAGTCGCTCTTGAAGAGCCCTGAATTGGGTTCTCATGGAAATTCGGTGAACAATCATTCTTTGTCAAAAACAGCTTCATTGGATGGTAGTAATGGAGAGGAGGTTCGGGCTGTGTTTACCACTAGGCAGCAAGAATTAGGTCAGAATGTGAAAAAAGCGAAGGGGGCAGTTCAAAATCCACCCCCATCTGTTCATAAGCAAGTTTGGCAAAGTGGGGAGATCTATACTTTGGAGCAGTTTGAAACTAAGTCCAGGGCTTTTGCTAAGAGCCAATTGGGTATGATAAAGGAAGTTTCTCCATTGGTTATAGAAGCAATGTTTTGGAAAGCTGCTTCTGAGAAGCCTATGTATGTGGAATATGCTAATGATGTACCAGGTTCAGGTTTTGGGGAACCCGAGGGTCAATTCCGCTATTTCCATAGGCGTAGGAGAAAGAGAAACTTTTACCATAGAAGTAGAGAAGGCAGTAATTGCAAAAACAATGAAGTGGTTACAAATGGAATAGTTGTTTCAAATACCAATGCGGATGCTTCTCATATAAATGGTTCTGATGTATGTGAAACACCAACTTCCATACCAATGAACCCTCTTAATGGAACTTCACAATCATCTAAAAAGAAGAGTCAATATTCTTCTTGTGAGAAGGAGGGTAGTGCAGGTTGGAAGCTATCAAACAGTCCTTGGAACTTGCAAGTAATTTCACGGTCACCTGGCTCACTTACTCGTTTCATGCCAGATGATATCCCGGGTGTTACTTCTCCTATGGTGTACATTGGTATGTTATTTAGTTGGTTTGCGTGGCATGTTGAAGATCACGAGCTTCACAGCATGAATTACCTTCACACTGGATCTTCAAAGACTTGGTATGCTGTCCCTGGGGATTATGCATTTGCTTTCGAGGAAGTTGTGCGTTCTGAGGCATATGGTGGTGATATTGACCACTTAG CTGCACTAACACTACTTGGTGAGAAGACTACTCTAGTGTCCCCTGAGGTAGTTGTTGCATCTAATATACCTTGTTGCAG GTTGATTCAGAATCCTGGTGAATTTGTCGTGACATTTCCAAGGGCTTACCATGTAGGATTTAGCCATG GTTTTAATTGTGGGGAAGCTGCTAACTTTGGGACACCACAGTGGCTCAAAGTGGCTAAAGAAGCTGCAGTGCGTAGAGCTGCTATGAATTATCTTCCCATGCTTTCTCATCAGCAGTTGCTATACCTGTTGACAATGTCATTTATGTCAAG AGTGCCGAGATCCTTGCTTCCTGGTGTGCGGAGTTCTCGTCTGAAGGATCGCCTGAAAGAAGGAAGAGAGTTTTTAGTAAAGAAGGCATTTATTGAAGACATATTGAATGAAAACAATACCTTATCTATTGTTCTTCAAAAAGATTCAAGATATCGTGCTGTATTATGGAATCCTGATATACTAACATATCCAAGCAAAGAGACTCTTGCACCCACTGCAGGTGCCATTGTTAGTACAAGTTCAACAGCAACAGAAAACACTCCCCTCGATTATAGAAAACATGACAATGAGCAAAACAATCTTCTTGATGAGATGAATTTGTATATGGAGAATTTGAATGATTTATATTTGGGTAGCGATGATTTGTCATGTGATCTTCAAGTTGACTCAGGGGCATTGGCATGTGTAGCTTGTGGTATCCTTGGTTTTCCATTTATGTCTGTGGTACAACCATCCGAAAAGGCCTCACTAGAACTTCTTCATGATAATCATCTTCTGTTTCAAGAATGCCCTGGAGGATATTTGAACTGTTTTTCCTCTCTGGACCTCGATGTCTCTAATAATGCTTCTATTACAG AGAATGTTTCTACGGTTTCCAATCCTCCTTCAATGGATCTTCCAGTACCTTCAGTTAACAAGTTTGATGGTGGTCAAAATGCTTACAATAAATTTCTGAGACCACGTAGCTTCTGCCTGGAACATGCTGTTGAAATTATAGACATTTTACAGGGTATAGGTGGAGCAGAGGTGCTTGTAATTTGTCATTCTG ACTATCAGAAGATAAAGGCACATGCTGCTGCCATTGCAGAGGAAATTGGTAGCCCTTTTAATTATAAAGAGGTTCCTTTAGATATTGCATCGAAAGATGATCTGAACTTGATAAATATTGCTATTGATGACGAACACGATGAATGTGGTAAAGACTGGACATCAAAATTGGGGATCAACTTGCAGCACTGTATCAAGGTCAGAAGAAACTCCTCCTCTAAGCAAGTTCGACATGCTCTTACATTGGGTGGGTTGTTCTCTGATAAACCGTCCTCTCAAGATTTCTCGCCTCTCAAGTGGCAGTTGAGAAGATCTcgttcaaaaaaaatttatgttaaacCATTTGATAGTGCTCAAGTGAAGAAAGTAGTGGGTGAAACATCTTCCACCATTGAGAAGGAAAAAAAACTGATTCAGTATTCAAGAAGGAAGTTCAATAGAAAACCAGGTGGTTTAACAGGAGCAGGTAAATTTTGTGGACAACATGCTAAAGGGGGAGATCTTGATGAACTTGCCAAAAGAGCATCTGAAACTGGTAATGATGTTGGGAATTCCACAAGCTGTAAATTCTCAGCTTTAATTAAGATATCGGAAACACACAATGAAAACCAGACATCTGAAGCAACTTGGAACAATAGCATGAAAGCTAGCTGTGGAAGTGTTGAGAATCAAGTTTTGAAGGAAATGAATTTGGATAGTCAAGCTTGTCTTGTAGCAAGTTCTGATGCTTCTAAGATGCAAGATGAGAGCAGTGTTCCAACCCAAAAAGTCAGCATAACCGATAAGCTTGTTGAAAAACTAGAGGCTTGTCCATTTTCCCATGATACTAAGGAAAGCTCCGGACTTCTAGGAGATCAGCTTAAAGTAGGACAATCTAACAAAACTGATGGGGCTAATGTTGATTCTGAAGGGCACTCCAATGTCAAGGCTGGCAAGGAGGGTGTTTTGACTGATTTGAATTCTGATCTTTCTAACATGACAAACTCACATGCTATTGAATCCCAGGATGACAACTTGATGGGACAAATAAAAAATGCTGTAGTGGAGAATGTTTCCATGACTGTTGAAGTTTGTGATTCTGTTTCTGTGGATAAAGAAGTGACGCTAGTAGTGCATGCTACCAGAATTGATGACGGGGAACCAGTTTCTTGCAACTCTACAGTCATAATAGATAATATTGGTACTTCAAAGGAAGAATGCTTTAATTGTTCAGGAGAGATCTGTTCTGTAGAAGACCCCAGCAGCAATGGTAAAGCTCTTAAAGTTGAATCAGAAGAAGAAATTAAAACTAGAATAAACAAATACCCTCTTGCCTCAGTTGAAGAAACTTCTAAAGCTCGGAGCGAGACTCATTCTACAAAGGATTTTAGTGAGACCATTCCTGTCTTAATTGAAGAAACTTCTGAATTTTTAAGTGATCCTTCTTCTGCAGCTAAATTATGCTGTGCTGTGGCTTCGGAACAGATTCTAAAGCAAAAAGTTGGGACTTCAGATGGGAGTAGTGAGGAACTTGCTTCTAGTTCTGTGACACAAATGGAAGTCCACCACCGTCATTGTGTTTCAATAGAGGAACATTCTGATGTTCTCAGGGAAAGCTCAGTGGAAGACGACTTGGGAACGGATGTGACTTCAGATAATGGATTTCATAAGGAAGCCTCGATGAAAAATGGAGAGCAGAGATCAGTTTCTCCTGTTACACAAACAGTTGATCAGCCTACACCCATAAGTGTTGGAGAATCTGAAACTCCATGGAATCCTTCCAAAGAACATCCCGGTGATGGCTTGACTTTAGATGATAAAAAGAGGAAAAGTGAGACCACTGCTTTGCCAAATAGCATTTCCTTCCAAAAATGTTCAAGGGTTAGAAGAGAGACTCATACTAATGAAGACTTGTGCAACGGTAGTGAAGTTTGTTCGTCGCAGGATGATAGAGCATTGGATAGCGAGTCTAAAGATATAGACACTTGTTCAAACCCAGTAAAAGGAAGAAAGAGGAAGAAAGAGATAGAACTACTAACAGAAAACCAGTTCAGTTGCAATGGCTTTACGAGGAGTCCATGTGAAGGGTTAAGACCAAGGACTTTGAAGGATGCAACAAGTTGTGAAACTGATACCCTTAGAGAAGTCGAGAGAAAGCCTGCAGTGAAGGTAAAGAAAACTTCAAATGTTAGAGGTCCTCCTAAGGATAAGAAAGAAAATTCAAGGAAGCCTCACAAATGTGACTTAGAAAGCTGTCGCATGAGTTTTGACACTAAGGCAGAGCTAATGTTGCACAAACGTAACCGCTGCCCACATGAAGGGTGTGGAAAGAGGTTTAGCTCTCATAAGTATGCGATGATTCACCACCGTGTTCATGATGACCAGAGGCCCCTCAAGTGCCCCTGGGAAGGTTGTTCAATGTCTTTCAAGTGGGCATGGGCAAGGACTGAGCATATACGCGTGCACACCGGAGAGCGACCATACCAGTGCAAGATTGATGGATGTGGCCTCTCTTTCAGGTTTGTATCAGATTTCAGCCGGCATAGACGGAAAACAGGACATTATGTGAACTAG